A stretch of the Apteryx mantelli isolate bAptMan1 chromosome 3, bAptMan1.hap1, whole genome shotgun sequence genome encodes the following:
- the GREM2 gene encoding gremlin-2 isoform X2, whose translation MNYRARRMIWKFALSVFLMAALVRVTDTRKNRPAGAIPSPYKDSSSNNSERRQHLNKEVLASSQEALVVTERKYLKSDWCKTQPLRQTVSEEGCISRTIINRFCYGQCNSFYIPRHVKKEEESFQSCAFCKPHKVTSSTVQLECPELDPPFRLKKIQKVASSSSTTLNV comes from the exons ATGAATTATAGGGCCAGAAG GATGATTTGGAAATTTGCCTTGTCTGTTTTTCTGATGGCAGCGCTGGTTAGAGTAACAGACACGAGGAAAAACCGTCCTGCAGGAGCAATTCCCTCCCCTTAcaaagacagcagcagcaacaactctgagaggaggcagcacctgaACAAGGAAGTGCTGGCCTCTAGCCAGGAGGCCCTTGTCGTCACTGAAAGGAAGTACCTTAAGAGTGACTGGTGCAAAACACAGCCCCTGCGGCAGACTGTTAGTGAGGAGGGCTGCATAAGCCGCACTATCATCAACCGCTTTTGCTATGGGCAGTGCAACTCCTTCTACATACCGCGGCATgtgaagaaggaggaggaatcCTTCCAGTCCTGTGCCTTCTGCAAGCCACATAAGGTCACCTCATCAACCGTGCAGCTGGAGTGCCCTGAGCTGGACCCCCCCTTCCGACTCAAGAAAATCCAGAAG
- the GREM2 gene encoding gremlin-2 isoform X1, which translates to MNYRARRMIWKFALSVFLMAALVRVTDTRKNRPAGAIPSPYKDSSSNNSERRQHLNKEVLASSQEALVVTERKYLKSDWCKTQPLRQTVSEEGCISRTIINRFCYGQCNSFYIPRHVKKEEESFQSCAFCKPHKVTSSTVQLECPELDPPFRLKKIQKVKQCRCMSVNLNNSGKL; encoded by the exons ATGAATTATAGGGCCAGAAG GATGATTTGGAAATTTGCCTTGTCTGTTTTTCTGATGGCAGCGCTGGTTAGAGTAACAGACACGAGGAAAAACCGTCCTGCAGGAGCAATTCCCTCCCCTTAcaaagacagcagcagcaacaactctgagaggaggcagcacctgaACAAGGAAGTGCTGGCCTCTAGCCAGGAGGCCCTTGTCGTCACTGAAAGGAAGTACCTTAAGAGTGACTGGTGCAAAACACAGCCCCTGCGGCAGACTGTTAGTGAGGAGGGCTGCATAAGCCGCACTATCATCAACCGCTTTTGCTATGGGCAGTGCAACTCCTTCTACATACCGCGGCATgtgaagaaggaggaggaatcCTTCCAGTCCTGTGCCTTCTGCAAGCCACATAAGGTCACCTCATCAACCGTGCAGCTGGAGTGCCCTGAGCTGGACCCCCCCTTCCGACTCAAGAAAATCCAGAAGGTGAAGCAGTGCCGCTGCATGTCTGTGAATCTCAACAACTCAGGCAAACTGTGA
- the GREM2 gene encoding gremlin-2 isoform X3, with product MIWKFALSVFLMAALVRVTDTRKNRPAGAIPSPYKDSSSNNSERRQHLNKEVLASSQEALVVTERKYLKSDWCKTQPLRQTVSEEGCISRTIINRFCYGQCNSFYIPRHVKKEEESFQSCAFCKPHKVTSSTVQLECPELDPPFRLKKIQKVKQCRCMSVNLNNSGKL from the coding sequence ATGATTTGGAAATTTGCCTTGTCTGTTTTTCTGATGGCAGCGCTGGTTAGAGTAACAGACACGAGGAAAAACCGTCCTGCAGGAGCAATTCCCTCCCCTTAcaaagacagcagcagcaacaactctgagaggaggcagcacctgaACAAGGAAGTGCTGGCCTCTAGCCAGGAGGCCCTTGTCGTCACTGAAAGGAAGTACCTTAAGAGTGACTGGTGCAAAACACAGCCCCTGCGGCAGACTGTTAGTGAGGAGGGCTGCATAAGCCGCACTATCATCAACCGCTTTTGCTATGGGCAGTGCAACTCCTTCTACATACCGCGGCATgtgaagaaggaggaggaatcCTTCCAGTCCTGTGCCTTCTGCAAGCCACATAAGGTCACCTCATCAACCGTGCAGCTGGAGTGCCCTGAGCTGGACCCCCCCTTCCGACTCAAGAAAATCCAGAAGGTGAAGCAGTGCCGCTGCATGTCTGTGAATCTCAACAACTCAGGCAAACTGTGA